A genome region from Anopheles stephensi strain Indian chromosome 2, UCI_ANSTEP_V1.0, whole genome shotgun sequence includes the following:
- the LOC118506674 gene encoding probable serine/threonine-protein kinase tsuA isoform X2 has protein sequence MTLPTNSSSTVAEDDSDMFGPPHSSPPIRRNRPKVPMISPQLKQREVRKRILQLCVHKLERIKDSERNLRRSVCINNTYSRLTDDIRREKQHKLLMLSNLAKSNDSNRKQLDEDDVSSEDCINNNITNANNNNHHHLHHHHHHHHLHHHHGSSSCSGELGEFVHNNENMNNNCQLQHNHNLSSQHHHNHLNHHQHLQALHQRLSQSHHLHQAASPAQQANEACNQGAVSNNTSSSSASSSPSEFSSTVPDTDRPVSQRKSSSVETDLETLDRELCALDAAMPLVDPEITQGAEQLEQAMVSRKRKFASIDDDDSDRLVREALSQIYLPSAGRLLTGIDDCPPATDGRPGEEENHTRDDDDVGECISPKRPKIGDLLEQHSFSHPFLHPFHPLPDLAGFDYQVHHHHQKEFEVIMDALRLGVSNGGAMAAAAVVAATSAAGAAAAAAAAAAAAAAATGNATGTAMGCGVTGSAAGNGPVTMGSNGAGPNGACNGGPVGGGVDSCGQAAMLMGTDGGASVFHNLVVTSLET, from the exons ATGACCCTGCCAACGAACAGTTCGTCCACCGTGGCCGAGGACGACTCGGACATGTTTGGACCGCCGCACTCGTCGCCCCCGATCCGTCGCAACCGGCCAAAGGTGCCGATGATCTCGCCCCAGCTGAAACAGCGCGAGGTGCGCAAGCGGATCCTACAGCTGTGCGTGCACAAGCTGGAACGGATCAAGGACTCGGAGCGCAACCTGCGCCGTTCGGTGTGCATCAACAACACGTACTCCCGCCTGACCGATGACATACGGCGCGAGAAGCAGCACAAGCTCCTGATGCTCTCCAATCTCGCCAA ATCCAATGATAGTAACCGTAAGCAGCTTGATGAGGACGACGTGTCGTCGGAGGAttgcatcaacaacaacattacCAATGCGAACAACAATAATCACCACCAtctgcaccaccatcaccaccaccaccatctgcaccatcatcatggcAGCAGTAGCTGCAGTGGCGAACTGGGCGAGTTTGTGCACAACAATGAAAACATGAACAACAACTGTCAGCTGCAGCATAATCATAATCTATCCTCgcaacaccaccacaaccacctcaaccaccaccagcatctGCAGGCCCTGCACCAACGGTTGTCCCAGTCGCACCATCTTCACCAGGCGGCCAGTCCCGCACAACAGGCGAACGAAGCATGCAACCAGGGAGCCGTCTCCAACAACACCTCGTCCTCCTCCGCTTCCTCCTCCCCGTCGGAGTTCTCCTCGACCGTCCCGGACACGGACCGGCCGGTGAGCCAAAGAAAGTCGTCCTCGGTCGAAACGGATCTGGAAACGCTCGATCGCGAACTGTGCGCGCTGGACGCCGCAATGCCGCTGGTCGATCCGGAGATAACGCAGGGCGCGGAACAGCTCGAGCAGGCGATGGTGTCCCGCAAGCGCAAGTTCGCCtcgatcgacgacgacgacagtgATCGGTTGGTGCGGGAAGCCCTGTCCCAGATCTATCTGCCCAGTGCCGGCCGTCTGCTGACCGGCATCGACGATTGTCCACCGGCAACGGACGGCCGACCCGGTGAGGAGGAGAATCATACgcgcgacgatgacgacgtcGGCGAGTGTATCTCACCGAAGCGACCAAAGATTGGCGACCTGCTGGAGCAGCATTCCTTCTCGCACCCCTTCCTGCACCCGTTCCATCCGCTGCCGGATCTGGCCGGGTTCGACTATCAGgtgcaccatcaccatcagaaGGAGTTTGAGGTGATAATGGATGCGCTTCGGCTTGGCGTGAGCAACGGAGGTGCAATGGCGGCGGCAGCCGTTGTGGCCGCAACATCGGCAGCCggagcagcggcagcggcagcagcagcagcagcggccgcAGCGGCAGCCACCGGGAACGCGACCGGCACGGCGATGGGATGCGGTGTTACCGGAAGTGCGGCCGGAAATGGTCCGGTAACGATGGGTTCGAACGGCGCAGGACCGAATGGGGCCTGTAACGGGGGCCCGGTCGGTGGGGGTGTCGATTCCTGTGGCCAGGCGGCCATGCTGATGGGTACGGACGGTGGTGCCAGCGTGTTCCACAATCTCGTCGTTACGTCGCTGGAAACTTGA
- the LOC118506674 gene encoding uncharacterized protein LOC118506674 isoform X1 translates to MGLCGGRPIVSSPTGCNSIDFFRVINAEAVIGSHHVVKNSVTKIRQYGDKLQKSSWSVEVCEEGAHLISSDLRPPTPPLDVLDEEAGTPARGGVGDRRDDVHESVRGRRSNDSNRKQLDEDDVSSEDCINNNITNANNNNHHHLHHHHHHHHLHHHHGSSSCSGELGEFVHNNENMNNNCQLQHNHNLSSQHHHNHLNHHQHLQALHQRLSQSHHLHQAASPAQQANEACNQGAVSNNTSSSSASSSPSEFSSTVPDTDRPVSQRKSSSVETDLETLDRELCALDAAMPLVDPEITQGAEQLEQAMVSRKRKFASIDDDDSDRLVREALSQIYLPSAGRLLTGIDDCPPATDGRPGEEENHTRDDDDVGECISPKRPKIGDLLEQHSFSHPFLHPFHPLPDLAGFDYQVHHHHQKEFEVIMDALRLGVSNGGAMAAAAVVAATSAAGAAAAAAAAAAAAAAATGNATGTAMGCGVTGSAAGNGPVTMGSNGAGPNGACNGGPVGGGVDSCGQAAMLMGTDGGASVFHNLVVTSLET, encoded by the exons ATGGGCCTGTGTGGCGGTCGGCCTATTGTTTCTTCACCAACGGGGTGTAATTCGATTGATTTCTTCCGTGTTATAAATGCTGAAGCGGTGATCGGGAGCCATCatgttgttaaaaatagcgTAACAAAAATACGACAATACGGCGACAAGTTGCAGAAAAGCAGTTGGTCGGTCGAAGTGTGTGAAGAAGGtgctcatctcatctcatcagatctgcgaccaccaacaccaccgctTGATGTCCTGGATGAAGAAGCAGGAACACCAGCAAGGGGTGGTGTTGGTGACAGACGAGACGATGTGCATGAGAGTGTAAGAGGAAGAAG ATCCAATGATAGTAACCGTAAGCAGCTTGATGAGGACGACGTGTCGTCGGAGGAttgcatcaacaacaacattacCAATGCGAACAACAATAATCACCACCAtctgcaccaccatcaccaccaccaccatctgcaccatcatcatggcAGCAGTAGCTGCAGTGGCGAACTGGGCGAGTTTGTGCACAACAATGAAAACATGAACAACAACTGTCAGCTGCAGCATAATCATAATCTATCCTCgcaacaccaccacaaccacctcaaccaccaccagcatctGCAGGCCCTGCACCAACGGTTGTCCCAGTCGCACCATCTTCACCAGGCGGCCAGTCCCGCACAACAGGCGAACGAAGCATGCAACCAGGGAGCCGTCTCCAACAACACCTCGTCCTCCTCCGCTTCCTCCTCCCCGTCGGAGTTCTCCTCGACCGTCCCGGACACGGACCGGCCGGTGAGCCAAAGAAAGTCGTCCTCGGTCGAAACGGATCTGGAAACGCTCGATCGCGAACTGTGCGCGCTGGACGCCGCAATGCCGCTGGTCGATCCGGAGATAACGCAGGGCGCGGAACAGCTCGAGCAGGCGATGGTGTCCCGCAAGCGCAAGTTCGCCtcgatcgacgacgacgacagtgATCGGTTGGTGCGGGAAGCCCTGTCCCAGATCTATCTGCCCAGTGCCGGCCGTCTGCTGACCGGCATCGACGATTGTCCACCGGCAACGGACGGCCGACCCGGTGAGGAGGAGAATCATACgcgcgacgatgacgacgtcGGCGAGTGTATCTCACCGAAGCGACCAAAGATTGGCGACCTGCTGGAGCAGCATTCCTTCTCGCACCCCTTCCTGCACCCGTTCCATCCGCTGCCGGATCTGGCCGGGTTCGACTATCAGgtgcaccatcaccatcagaaGGAGTTTGAGGTGATAATGGATGCGCTTCGGCTTGGCGTGAGCAACGGAGGTGCAATGGCGGCGGCAGCCGTTGTGGCCGCAACATCGGCAGCCggagcagcggcagcggcagcagcagcagcagcggccgcAGCGGCAGCCACCGGGAACGCGACCGGCACGGCGATGGGATGCGGTGTTACCGGAAGTGCGGCCGGAAATGGTCCGGTAACGATGGGTTCGAACGGCGCAGGACCGAATGGGGCCTGTAACGGGGGCCCGGTCGGTGGGGGTGTCGATTCCTGTGGCCAGGCGGCCATGCTGATGGGTACGGACGGTGGTGCCAGCGTGTTCCACAATCTCGTCGTTACGTCGCTGGAAACTTGA
- the LOC118506674 gene encoding siderophore biosynthesis regulatory protein URBS1 isoform X3, which produces MSWMKKQEHQQGVVLVTDETMCMRVSNDSNRKQLDEDDVSSEDCINNNITNANNNNHHHLHHHHHHHHLHHHHGSSSCSGELGEFVHNNENMNNNCQLQHNHNLSSQHHHNHLNHHQHLQALHQRLSQSHHLHQAASPAQQANEACNQGAVSNNTSSSSASSSPSEFSSTVPDTDRPVSQRKSSSVETDLETLDRELCALDAAMPLVDPEITQGAEQLEQAMVSRKRKFASIDDDDSDRLVREALSQIYLPSAGRLLTGIDDCPPATDGRPGEEENHTRDDDDVGECISPKRPKIGDLLEQHSFSHPFLHPFHPLPDLAGFDYQVHHHHQKEFEVIMDALRLGVSNGGAMAAAAVVAATSAAGAAAAAAAAAAAAAAATGNATGTAMGCGVTGSAAGNGPVTMGSNGAGPNGACNGGPVGGGVDSCGQAAMLMGTDGGASVFHNLVVTSLET; this is translated from the exons ATGTCCTGGATGAAGAAGCAGGAACACCAGCAAGGGGTGGTGTTGGTGACAGACGAGACGATGTGCATGAGAGT ATCCAATGATAGTAACCGTAAGCAGCTTGATGAGGACGACGTGTCGTCGGAGGAttgcatcaacaacaacattacCAATGCGAACAACAATAATCACCACCAtctgcaccaccatcaccaccaccaccatctgcaccatcatcatggcAGCAGTAGCTGCAGTGGCGAACTGGGCGAGTTTGTGCACAACAATGAAAACATGAACAACAACTGTCAGCTGCAGCATAATCATAATCTATCCTCgcaacaccaccacaaccacctcaaccaccaccagcatctGCAGGCCCTGCACCAACGGTTGTCCCAGTCGCACCATCTTCACCAGGCGGCCAGTCCCGCACAACAGGCGAACGAAGCATGCAACCAGGGAGCCGTCTCCAACAACACCTCGTCCTCCTCCGCTTCCTCCTCCCCGTCGGAGTTCTCCTCGACCGTCCCGGACACGGACCGGCCGGTGAGCCAAAGAAAGTCGTCCTCGGTCGAAACGGATCTGGAAACGCTCGATCGCGAACTGTGCGCGCTGGACGCCGCAATGCCGCTGGTCGATCCGGAGATAACGCAGGGCGCGGAACAGCTCGAGCAGGCGATGGTGTCCCGCAAGCGCAAGTTCGCCtcgatcgacgacgacgacagtgATCGGTTGGTGCGGGAAGCCCTGTCCCAGATCTATCTGCCCAGTGCCGGCCGTCTGCTGACCGGCATCGACGATTGTCCACCGGCAACGGACGGCCGACCCGGTGAGGAGGAGAATCATACgcgcgacgatgacgacgtcGGCGAGTGTATCTCACCGAAGCGACCAAAGATTGGCGACCTGCTGGAGCAGCATTCCTTCTCGCACCCCTTCCTGCACCCGTTCCATCCGCTGCCGGATCTGGCCGGGTTCGACTATCAGgtgcaccatcaccatcagaaGGAGTTTGAGGTGATAATGGATGCGCTTCGGCTTGGCGTGAGCAACGGAGGTGCAATGGCGGCGGCAGCCGTTGTGGCCGCAACATCGGCAGCCggagcagcggcagcggcagcagcagcagcagcggccgcAGCGGCAGCCACCGGGAACGCGACCGGCACGGCGATGGGATGCGGTGTTACCGGAAGTGCGGCCGGAAATGGTCCGGTAACGATGGGTTCGAACGGCGCAGGACCGAATGGGGCCTGTAACGGGGGCCCGGTCGGTGGGGGTGTCGATTCCTGTGGCCAGGCGGCCATGCTGATGGGTACGGACGGTGGTGCCAGCGTGTTCCACAATCTCGTCGTTACGTCGCTGGAAACTTGA